The following proteins are co-located in the Euzebyales bacterium genome:
- a CDS encoding helix-turn-helix domain-containing protein, giving the protein MGTDRDTLVALARWAVIVEAADERLAPAERGRLVSDLARRVHRDANGTTVGVTSRTIYRWLAAWRSPGFDGLRPARRRDAGVARTPAKVLELAAALRREAPARSAAQIAETLARTRGWQVSPRTLQRYVAANGATRPATATTSRSRSRSGFSSPPYGTPPQTR; this is encoded by the coding sequence GTGGGCACGGATCGCGACACGCTGGTGGCGTTGGCCCGCTGGGCGGTGATCGTCGAGGCGGCCGATGAGCGGCTGGCACCGGCCGAGCGCGGCCGGCTGGTGTCCGACCTGGCCCGCCGGGTGCACCGCGACGCCAACGGCACCACGGTGGGGGTCACGTCGCGCACGATCTACCGGTGGCTGGCGGCCTGGCGGTCACCCGGGTTCGACGGGCTCAGACCGGCGCGGCGTCGTGACGCCGGCGTGGCCCGCACGCCGGCGAAGGTGCTGGAGTTGGCGGCGGCGTTGCGGCGGGAGGCCCCGGCCCGGTCGGCCGCCCAGATCGCCGAGACCCTGGCGCGCACCCGCGGGTGGCAGGTGTCGCCGCGCACGTTGCAGCGGTACGTCGCCGCCAATGGGGCTACGAGGCCGGCGACCGCTACGACGTCTCGGTCAAGGTCGCGGAGCGGGTTCTCGTCCCCGCCGTACGGGACTCCGCCGCAGACACGCTGA